AAGTGTAGGATATAACCAAGCACAAAAAGTGATAATGCCCGCAAACCAGACAAAAGGATATAATATGTGAAACAAAAATCACATGCACATCATATAGAATGGAACATTATCTATCGGTTTGTGTATATAAGCCTATATGTGGTAGCTCAAGGGTTGAGTCAATCTTATGATCAATACCCAGGTGCAGTCAATCTTACACTACTTGCGATtgtttcaaattatttgaaggTTGGAGGCCTATTACGTAAATTACATGTTACTATCTTGTGTATGCTGCCTGTTGGGATATATTAATTGTGTTTTTAACAGATTGAAAATTTGGGAATAGtacaatttacaggggagactttgTTAAAATTTCGGCAaaaagtctcggtctttagtaagtgggctcgGCATCGAAGTGATGTCGGAATTACGACGTGATTCATCCCAGGTTCCGAGGAATTCGGGACGGGTCCTGTCATAAAGTGATATATCCCAGTTACTTTCCTAAGATTACCAAATATGGGAAAAGAATCTTCAATTTCCCATCTCTTGAGAAATAACATAGAaaatgatttcccctcaaattcatTCTATGAATCAAATGGGGCCTTAGAGGCGTAAGACTTTTAGGAAGAAGATGAGTAAGAAAAACGATGTCGTTTGGCCTGGAATATGAAAAcacaacattaaaaaaaaaacatttttggCATCTCTGAGGTGATTTTCTAGTGTTTTCCCCAGCAACATAGTGGCTTGAACCACAGTTACCGAAATTGAGATGGAGTGGGAGAGctatggagagagagagccataGAGAGGGAgccatggagagagagagagagagagagagagccatgGGAGCTTTGAAATTGGGTCAGAAGTGGAGAGGAATACATTGGTCCTTCAATTTAATAAACAGAGCAACTGTTGGAAAAAGCCTTCTTTTTAATAATAGATTACAAAGAACAATTCTACATATTTAATCTGCTATaaactttgttatttttatgttatatatatatgagtatTTAAGAAGtaacaaataacaaataacaaataaaaaataaatattatactaTTTGTTTGTAAGCACCATGCTCTTTTTTCACTATAATATGTATTgtcatatatttttaatacgCTTTGGCAGATCAATCTGAGGATTTTTATTACGTCACTCTTGGCAGATCAATCTGCATTTAATTCATAAATATCACCCATCATGAACGACATCAATTTAAAAAGCCATAAGAAAATTTGAGAGTTAGAATTACCTAAATTCATCACATGTACAACTGAGTCACTTGTATGATCAAAGTCAGGATGCCTAAtcagtttcttcttttaatcacTGCATatccataaaagaaaaataagaaatagaaCCGAATGTTATTATCATGTGAACataccaacaacaaaacaatgttAGGATCAAGGGGTCATCATCTAATACATACCTACCACATTTTTGGTGACCTGCTGTTGCACAATCACAATCAAGCCATAAGAGTTTTTAGTGGGGATCCAATCTCCACTGAACCAACCCTTAAAATTCATAACATCAAatctgaaaaagaagaaaatgaacaagTTGAGGTTGGTTGCCGTTTGAATGAAAGTGTgaatgcaaaagaaagaaattagtTAGAAAAACGCACCAATTCTATGTCTGGGATGTGAGCAATCTTGGACCAGTCCTCCCCTGTTTCTTTCTGGCATCTTTGCTTTAGGATGGGGCACCTACCAATTACCAAACTTTTTAATGAGAGGAGGCAACGAAGCCCTTCCGGGAGTGATGCCAAATTAGGGCAATCCCATATCCAAAGCAACTGAAGTGATTTGAGGTTGCCCATCCCTTCTGGTAGTGACCCCAATTTCGGGCAATCCCAAATTTCCAGGTCCTGTAAGGAGATGAGGCGACCCATCCCTTGATCTGGTAGTGATGCCAATTCAggacaatttaaaatatgcagTCTCTGTAAGGAGATGAGACGACCCATCCCTTGATCTGGTAGTGACCCCAATTTCGGGCAATACCGAATTCTCAGTTCCTGTAAGGAGATGAGGCGACCCATCCCTTGATCTGGTAGTGATACCAAATTAGGACAATCTTCAATTTCAAGCTTCTCAAGTAATGTGAGGTTTCCAATCCCTTCTTCTGGCATATCATCAACACCTTGAATCTTCAGAGATTTTAATTTGGAGAGAACAAAGGAGGAGGGAAGGACCTTCCAGCTGCTTCTCCCTAACCACAGTTGATCAAGATTTGGGTACAGCGGCATGAAAGTCAGGTTAGGACACTCACGTATAGATAAAGTAGAAAGACAAGGAAATGAAGAAACTGAAGTTGAAGCTGTTTCATTCCTCCACCATCCCTTGAGATTAGGGCAATCACGTAGAGAAAGACTCTCTAAGGAGGGAAAGAAGGTCGTCGATGGAGAAGCAGCTGACATCATCATCACATCACCGGCGAAGTCCTTGACCTTGTCTTCTGCAGATATGTGCTCCAAATTCCTTAACCCGTTAAGATCAAGACTCTTAAGAAAAGGTAAATGATCCAACGGTGGAAGATGTTGGCATCTGTCACAGTGAGACAATGTGAGATTAACAATATTTGTGAGAGAATGAAACCAACTCGCAAACCTCGCACCCATATAGTACTTCAGGGTTAACTCTTTTAGACTTGAATGGGGCTGCAGCGCTTCCATTGACTTTATAATTACATCACTCTCCCCCGCatcattattttctctttcaatgTGCATCCAAGATAAAGCCAACGAATCGAGATGTCGTTTCTCCTTCAAAAGTGCACAATCATAATTCAATTCTGACACCATATTTTGCTCGCACCTCAAATTTTTGATTTCCAACTCTCCTCTTAAATTATTCAGCTTTTCCAACTCACTGAGCCCTGCACTGTCCCTCAACATGGATTtgttttcactcaaaacaaatgTATTCAAAGTACGAAGATGAGTCAATTCACCCAATCCACGAGGAATCCAAGCCAAGATGCCACAATTTGCCAAAATGAGATGCCTCAAGTTGATCAATTTCTTAATATCTCTAGGCAATTCCACAAGAAATTGACAATAATTGAGATCTAGTGTTTCCAAATTTTGAAGTTTCACTATCCAATTTGGAAGTCTCTTAATGGGATTTCCACTAAGATCAAGATATCTTAAATGTATCATTTTCCTAAGACATTTTGGCAATTTCGTAACTCTCAATTCATTCAAACTCAACATACGCAATGACTTAAAATTTGAAGCAATTGTAGCACAAAATGACTTACGGAATGGCATCCCCCACTCCTTTTGGcttaggaaaagaaaagtccTTAGCTTATTTGATTCCAGCAAGGATGTTGGTATTTTCCATTCCGACGAATCAACATCAAAATCGAAAGATACATGAAGAAGACGTTTTGCTTCAAAATCAGTCTTATTGCGATCTATTATTGTGCTTCCCTCCCCTGCCACTTTAACAGCAAGTTCATTCATGAGATCATGCATTTTACAGCTTTTTATTGTACCAAactcatctttttcttcttcttggaaaAAAGATCTCCAAGCTAGTTCTTTATAATAATCATAACCAACATCTTCCAAGCACTCATTAGGATCTGAAGACTTAACGAACCCTTGTGCCACCCACAACCTAATTAAATTCTCTACGGGAATCTTATAATCAGGCGGGGACAAACTACAATAAGCAAAACAATGTTTCAAATGTGATGGGAGAACATCATAACTCAGCTGAAGTGTTggtaaaatatcattttcttcttgccTTATTGTTGAAAGCTTGTTATTCTTGAAAGCCGACCACTCAGTTTCTGGATCTCTAGTGTACAACATCCGTCCTATGGTCCTTATAGCAAGCGGAACCCCTTTACATTTTCTAGTAATCTCCTCCCCAAGGGCCTTAATGGTTGAACTCGTTGGCTCTTTTCCATCTTGGAATGCCAttttcttaaacaaaaacCAAGACTGCTCTTCACTTAAACCCCTTAAGTTATATGGTTTAGATGTGTCTGTTATTTTTGCAACTTTTTCACTACGAGTAGTTATTAGTATTTTACTACCCTTTCCACCACCCATCAACAAGTTTTGCAAGCCAAACCATTTTTCACGATTATCATTCCATACATCGTCCAACACAAGGAGGTATCTCTTCCTATCTATTATTTTCCTCAGTTCTTTTTGCAACTGATCAATCTCAACGCTTTTGGCTATGTCATTAGTTGCAGATTGAATGATTTTCTTAACAAGTATCTCCAACTCAAATACATTTGACACACATATCCACATTTTCAGCTCAAAATAAGTTTGGACCTCTAGATCGTTGAATAAGAGTTGGGCAAGTGCAGTTTTTCCCAATCCTCCAAATCCAACTATGGAAATGATTGATACATTCTCTTCAGAGATGGTATCAAACAAGAGTTGTTTAATTGCATTTTTATCTTCATTTCTCCCTATAATAGTTTCCGTAGGGGCAAAAGAATGAGTTACCCTTCTAAATGGTGTATCTTCACGACTCACTTCTAAGTGAAAGTTTTTACGAGATGCAATCACATTAAGTCTCTCCTTAATACTTTTAATCTTATGACCCATCTTTAGCCGAAAAGCAAGCTGGTTTGAGCTAGAGAAGAAGATGCATACCTGCTTTAACACTTGATTATTTCCAGGCATCATTTGTCTCCACCGTGCTTCAGCATAAAATTCATCTAGCACGTCATCAGCTTCATAAACAACATCTTCTAGGCTTTGAAGCCACAATTTGACTGCATGAGTCGCTTGCTTTTGCTCTGCATCAAGAAGAACAGCTTTGATTTGGTCAACTGTCTCCTGAAGGTTCAGGAGCTCATCTTTGACACCCCAAATCAATCCCATCTCTCGGAATGCACTGGAGGCCAACCTGTCAATGATCCCTTCTGCAAAGTTGAAGAGGACTCCTTCTGCCATTGCCTTGATGCAGAATAAAAGCAGAGGTGAATTAGTTACAATAACTTCAAGTGTTTGTTTCGAATGGTGATCGTGGAAAATGGATCATCATGGCTAGTTTTTATATAAGGCCCTGTAATTGGCATCTTTCAAGTAAATATTGGTTAGGCAAGGCATATGATTCTAGCCTACTATGTAAGTCTAAAGAATTTGTTGCCAGCAAGCAAAGGATTGGTAATAGAATTAGGATATCACTCGATCTCAAGTAAAGCATTTGGAGATTAGTGAAGCACATATGCCTTGCCTCCCTTAATTAGCATATGATTCTAACCTAAAACTTCCTACAAGTTTGTACCACCCATATACTATTCCCTAAAGATGCACCACATGACCATACTTATTTAAGCTTCCTTCTCATTGGAGAAATATAGAGAGACTTTACCGCGTATTGAAGTAAAGAATAAATCCTACCTAAAACTTATTTCTCTGTCTGTGGGTCGGATCTGATTCTTGCCACTGGCCTAAGATTGCTCACATCCAAATACCATGTACGTTGATATTTATACGTCTAAAAATCAAGATTCAAAGCTTGGTGCTTCCGTTTGCTAACTTGTTCTACTTAACACTTGTTGGACTTATCAGATATGCCAACCTCACttgttgattttcttctttgttgatTCATATGACATACGATCGGTTCCACCCAAAAACTAAAGACATACCATCTGGTACATCTCAACCAAAGATGATTTGGTAGGAAAATATGGCACATTATGGTAGTATGGTTACGTGGTACATCTTGTGCACGCATTATAATATGAGTGGACGACAATGTTTATTTTCCTCCCTTTTAGGGAATAGTATCAATAAAtatccacttatattataGCACGTGTACAAGATGTACCACGTATCACTCTAGCTCTAgagataattaattaatttccaatggcttttttttttttttttttttttttcagaagtAAACACGCTAAGGCACTCTATAACAAGTGTATTACTTGTTTATCCATCTTTATTCCGCACAATTAACCATAAATGAAACAAcaatttcactattttggtgataatacttgtttttttaatacaaaacaaTATCGATCAAACAAAGTAAGGAATTTTGGAGGAAGAACCATCTTTGTTGCTGAAAGAAATCACTTTAAATCTGCTGATCAACTTGAGCTTGAGGAGGTTGTTGTCCATCAGAGTTCGCGAGGGCAATTTCAGCATGTGTTTTAGCTAATTGACATTCTGTatcttgtatttgttgatgtgATTGGGAAATAACCCCAACGCAGCCATAGATAGGATCCTGTATTCTACACTGAGCCTCATTACACAAGGTCTCTGCAGCTGCTGCTTCAACTCTTAGATGGGGCAGGAGTTCCTGATAATTaatcatgaaaaaaaatcacagTTAGAGATTTAAAACGAGAAACCAATAGATAATgttaatgaaaaatatatttttaagaaaagaaataaaaaagcttCAGCTCTTCAAATAGAtctgaagaggaaaaagaaagttttacattttaagagaaaaaagaaacttaaaaAGTTACTACAATTATtgcattaaaaatttcaaaacatgcCCTATTCATTTCCTTCTCAAATATAATGTCAATGTGCCTTCTCTTCTCCCTCCCACATCACACTGTCACTCTATCCTTACTGATCTTtcacattaattaattttcttttcttttccaatctTTGGTTTTTCAGTTGATTAGCAAAAATTGAGTCCAAATCTTTAGATTGTTAAACACCATGATCATGGCATGCTTAATGAGAAGAATTTTCATATAAAAGGATGTCAGTGTAGCAGTATCCTAAACTAATCATGCATTgtcatttgaaaaaattatcactCGTAGTACCTGATGGTATAAGTAAATTTTTACCGTGCTTAACTCTAGAATGAAAGAGAATTACCCTCAGAATTCTAGGAAGCAACCAAATTCAAAGtagttttcttaaaataaaataaaataagactTACCtagaaaatagagaaaacaaaaactattgTATTTGTCTGGATGCAAAAACATCGAAAGGATAGAAAGGTTTTGTAGGGTTGGGGGGCATGGCCATTGCTCTTTAAGTGtcgacactactacaaaaagtgaaaaagacgaccagaaaacaacgacggtctaggtgaaaaccgtcgtggtttttaaaaagacgacggttctaaaaacaccgtcgtgtaataccaccttagacaactaaaaatggagattcaaatggctgttcaaaaacaacgacgtacctaattaaacaaccgacgtctatttgaaacagatttcggcagtgtaaaatcaaaaccaacaaagaacggcagaagttatgaatcgaccgacgtagaaagtaaagacgacgatttcaataaaagccgccgtttttactcataaaataacacgacgaggttttcgtataagacgccgtataattacaaacaaatccaaggctttaaaatacaaaatatcgccgtattaaattaatgtacaacgacgaaaaatataaatatatcgacgtcattctcgtatagttctacgacgttatctttaaatcgtactataaaattcaacgtcgtatttattcattttatacgtcgtcttaataagaatttttgttaacaatttttttctttgattttcttatcctacgtcggtagatctacttaatgacaagaattgaaataaccacgacggtttatatagaaaaccgccgacataatcagatttttctgagatcccaagggttacgaaatcttaccagatggaactctgttccacatcataatcttaacagatgacacagatttgcaatcagagagacaattttttggaagttgatgatgtgtgtgcgtttgtgtatctacaaatattatacctaacgtcgttgcaaatttgcaatcagagagacaattttcaacaacggttatattatacctaacgacgtttaaaaaacaaatcaacgtcgctaaacaaatatattacgtcgtcttagtcttacttaagacgacgaaaaacgacgacagtaatacaaaaacagtcgttgtttttatattcttattttatttaaatctgtcatccaaaaaagaaactttacatattccagaacattaatttccttcattttaaattttctccggaaaaaaaactctatttataacgcactgtaattgaaaaataaactgaaagatcacgggaaaaaaaattctattcataatttaaaaattcaaatccacgtcggttatattaaaactaacgacgttaaatgaaaatattccacgtcgcaaaacaaatattgcgtcgttttagttaaaaacgacgtcatAACAAAAacccgtcgttgtttcaaactgaattaatttaaaatttcttcgggaaagcaaaatctatttataatttcctcgggttagtaatattgcgtcgtgttagtttacaaattctagaacattaatttccctcatttgaaatttcctcgggaaagaaaaatctatttatcacgctttgtaattgaaaactaaaactgaaagaattcgggaaaaaaacactctatttataatttaaaaataaaatccacgtcggttgtagtacacttaacgacgtttaacaaaataatctacgtcggtaattataaatataccgccatcttacctttatatagacgacgagaaaagacgacggtagaacagaagaccgccgttgtttcagtttctttaacagtttggtcctttatctttctgcaggacttgtatagttcaaagcattgacaatgtcttcatcatatctcccagcaactactgattcgattgctcatgctttagaggccatctgaagccatttctattctctatcgcattcttgaaacccatcttcttcttctgaagctctacgtaaaggaagaggctatcacaaatctgacggatcttcttagtcaaaaaaatcaagcagaggatcaggcacatctgatcttcagatttccctgagaagcgaactttccttcgacagcgagtggaggccaggcttgcatctcttttgatggaaagcaaggagtattcagaagcactaagtgtcctatcaggcttgatcaaggaagtgagaaggctagttgacaagcttcttcttgtcaactagcctaaatgtaagctcaatttctctttgagaaaga
Above is a window of Prunus persica cultivar Lovell chromosome G2, Prunus_persica_NCBIv2, whole genome shotgun sequence DNA encoding:
- the LOC109947694 gene encoding putative disease resistance protein RGA3, producing MAEGVLFNFAEGIIDRLASSAFREMGLIWGVKDELLNLQETVDQIKAVLLDAEQKQATHAVKLWLQSLEDVVYEADDVLDEFYAEARWRQMMPGNNQVLKQVCIFFSSSNQLAFRLKMGHKIKSIKERLNVIASRKNFHLEVSREDTPFRRVTHSFAPTETIIGRNEDKNAIKQLLFDTISEENVSIISIVGFGGLGKTALAQLLFNDLEVQTYFELKMWICVSNVFELEILVKKIIQSATNDIAKSVEIDQLQKELRKIIDRKRYLLVLDDVWNDNREKWFGLQNLLMGGGKGSKILITTRSEKVAKITDTSKPYNLRGLSEEQSWFLFKKMAFQDGKEPTSSTIKALGEEITRKCKGVPLAIRTIGRMLYTRDPETEWSAFKNNKLSTIRQEENDILPTLQLSYDVLPSHLKHCFAYCSLSPPDYKIPVENLIRLWVAQGFVKSSDPNECLEDVGYDYYKELAWRSFFQEEEKDEFGTIKSCKMHDLMNELAVKVAGEGSTIIDRNKTDFEAKRLLHVSFDFDVDSSEWKIPTSLLESNKLRTFLFLSQKEWGMPFRKSFCATIASNFKSLRMLSLNELRVTKLPKCLRKMIHLRYLDLSGNPIKRLPNWIVKLQNLETLDLNYCQFLVELPRDIKKLINLRHLILANCGILAWIPRGLGELTHLRTLNTFVLSENKSMLRDSAGLSELEKLNNLRGELEIKNLRCEQNMVSELNYDCALLKEKRHLDSLALSWMHIERENNDAGESDVIIKSMEALQPHSSLKELTLKYYMGARFASWFHSLTNIVNLTLSHCDRCQHLPPLDHLPFLKSLDLNGLRNLEHISAEDKVKDFAGDVMMMSAASPSTTFFPSLESLSLRDCPNLKGWWRNETASTSVSSFPCLSTLSIRECPNLTFMPLYPNLDQLWLGRSSWKVLPSSFVLSKLKSLKIQGVDDMPEEGIGNLTLLEKLEIEDCPNLVSLPDQGMGRLISLQELRIRYCPKLGSLPDQGMGRLISLQRLHILNCPELASLPDQGMGRLISLQDLEIWDCPKLGSLPEGMGNLKSLQLLWIWDCPNLASLPEGLRCLLSLKSLVIGRCPILKQRCQKETGEDWSKIAHIPDIELI